AATTACATTAATTTTTTTAGTCCACATACCGCTGTCGTTCTGGGTCATCGGACTCTCGGAATCCGACCAACTATTGAAATCACCCACTACAAAGACATTTTGGGCCTCGGGCTCGAATAAAGTGAAGGTAGCATATTCTCCTTCGACTTCAACTGAGGAGAAGGCAGTCGCGATAATAAGGACAACAGCAAATAGACAGAATTCACGCATTTTCTTCCTCTTTAAGGACTTCCGGTAGAGGTTCCTTACCCCAACTCGCAACTGCTATTATTCTAGGAAGGTGAGTAGAAGAGAATTGAAGTCCAAATATATATGGAAGCCAATACCAACCATTCCATTTCACGAGAAGAAGTAATGCCCAGCCAAAAGAGACAGAAGCAAGTATATGCCTGAAATAAAACATATAAGCAAAAAACAGAAACAATAGGGGAACAAGAAATGTTGCGGCCAACGAGTATTGAGTCTTTTTTCTAGCACCGCTGTGCTTATAATAACCGACCCTGAAACTGACAATTGGACCTGCGATAATTTCATCCCATCTGCTCATTATCGCTGACAATTCCCACTTCGAGGCCGGTAATCCGGCGATAAATCCCAGGAGCATAGCAAAGATCTCCCATTTATAAAAAGCTCCAGCGTGTTTGCCATAAAAGAATACGACAGCAATAGCAATAAGATATACCGGGATGACGGCTTGCCATTTGAAATCGAGGGGAAGAGAATTTTTTGTTTTTTCCATAATTTGCCTTTAAAAGAAAACCTTAACATAGAGTTTAATTTGCTTATTTACACCGTGAGAAACTGACTCGCTGACGAAATCGTCATCGTTGGTTAGATCGTTATCGTTATCGCCGGAATTACCGAATTCAAGAAATATCTCCGCAGGGCTGAAGCGCTCATATCGTAATTGAGCAAACACAGTCTGACGGCTTTCATATTTCTCCTCTACATTAACTGCACGAGCGTAGAGTTTTAATTGTTCTGTCAAATTTGCATTTAATTCCAATCCTGTAGCGATTATCTGATAATCGGTGCCGATATCTTTAAATCGAACCTGTCCCTTTATTTTCGCCAAACGGTTCTCGACACTAATCTCACCTAAAACCTCTGGGTATTCTTGATAATCATTATAATTGGGATCCCAACCCTTGTAGTATTTATATCTGACTTTACTTTTAATATCATTTACCCACTCAACATAAATCTCCCCGTATGCCTCTCTCGAAATCCTCTCAGGATTTGTAAGAGAAACATATGCAGAGCGGTTTTGCGGCGCATGCGTTTCTATATAGCCTCCATAAAGATTGATTGCCTTTTCGGTGAAGAAATAAACAGCGCGTCCATAAAAACCCTCTTCGTTGTATTTCTGCTCGTAGTCGAATTGGCGGGAAAGATAGCTTCTAAAATCCAGGCCGAAATCATGATAACCTGCTTGAAGCTCCAAAGGGCCAAATTTAAGTTGTCTAAACTCCGCCGACCAAGCTATATCCTCTGCGTTTTCTGGCTCTAATGGGATGCGACTTGTTGCCACTTGCCCCTCAATATCTATGTTCCCGAAAGCCTTTAAAAAAGGAAGCAATCTTCCAAGCGATAAACCAATATTACCGGACATAAATGAGTTATAATCTGATGTCGAACCACTCCAGTCCTTCCTACCAGTAATAGCGGAAAGACGAACTCTATCGCGGAATAATGGAGCATACAGGCGTCCGGCGAGTGCGTCCTCGCCGCCAGAATTCGAGAAATCGCTGTAATAACCTACACCCGAGATAGGTCCTACATCCCAAAAATCGACCCGTGCACCCTGTGCATTACCGCCATCTGTGAGCTGATCGGGATTTACAAGCTCGAAAAGCCCTTGTGGAAACCAGAATCGATTTTCGCGGGAAAACATAGTAATCTCAAAATGCTGAGGCCATCTATATTTTAAATGTCCCTCTAGGAGAGTGTATTCGTGAAACTGTCTAAGTGCGTCATTATCTTGCGTTCGAGAAAGCTCGGCATAAAACTTGGTGAATACCTCGGAATTATCCCAAGGATTGGCGTTAAGATGAAGCTCGACGCGATGTGATGGTTCAAATAGCTGCCATGTTCCATCCTCGGCAAAACGAGTCTGCACTTCATAATAGCCACCCAGTCCCGCCGAATAAACAGTACTAGATAGAATAATAAAGCATATTTTAACAAAGGCTTTCATTCTTTACTTAAACTAATGTAAATTATATCCCTTTGCAATAGAAAAAGGTCAGTCTTTATCACATCAAGGGACACCCCAGTTGTGCAAATGCTCAACTGCCGATGTCCCTCGGTATATATTAAGGAAAATAATTTTTAGCTTGTGTTCCTACTAAGTGGAGCAAATGCTACTTTATATAGAACACCTTTTTTATTGTGCTATTTGATCCATTGGTTGCTCGAACAAGATAAATTCCGTTCCCAAGATTCGATGCCGGACTCCAAACCCAGCATGTTGTTGAAAAACCGCAAGAATAGGAATCTAGAATATGGCCTTTTATGTCATATATCTCGATCAACGAATTTGCGGACGACTTTATTAAACAAGCGGAATTGAAAGGATTAGGTGCAACGGAAAGCCCTAACCCACTTGGAGTTCTTGTTTCGATAATACCCAATCCCTCAATTGGTCCCTCTCGTTCTGACCCGGGAATCACTCCATCGGGACCGGTGAGATAAAATGAGAAGGTAGCTCCTTCACAAGGACCATCGATTGTAACCCCAAACATACCCTCAGAACCGGCCGGAATAGCGCTTCCATCACCGGCATCCAACTCAACAAAACTGTTTGGTAGAGCATAACGCATTGTCCACCCGGTAGGGTAAGTAGCACCTGTCACCTGACATGGCATAGGAGAAACCGAGAAATGAAAATCTGTTATATCAACAGGCGGTTCGCCATCGTTGAAAACAAGTATCTCGAAAGTTGTGGGAGGTCCACCCGGAAGCCGATTGAAGAATACTACTACAGCTAAAGACAGACTAACAACAAGCAAAAGAGAGATAATAATACGTTTAATAGACACTTTTTACTCTCCTTTAATAGAATTATTTACAGTAATAATATATAAAATAAACATCTTTATATCAACATATTTAATAGATTATATTGAATTAACACATAAGGTATTAAGATAGACAATATTACAAACAATGGAGTATTAATTCGACGCTGTCACGCTTTTTGCTTTTTCGGAAGACAGTTATTAATAGTTACATTTTCCAGCGCAAAAATCCCTTCCTAAACCCCCTTTTCCACCCGTGCCAGCGTCTTAAACTATACTATTTATAATTTATTGAGCTTTTGTTCGTCTTTCGAGCAATTGTTTTATTTTCTTTTTCGGAAGCGATTCGAATATTTTAAACTAATTAGAAAGTGAAATGCTTTATTTGTTCACCTGCGTCGCCGATATCAGCCATAGCCTCTATACCAATATCAAGTTGAAGATCGGCATATTTTTCTGTTACATTTTTATCTGAATGCTCGGTTTTAATGCCTTCGGGTGTCATCGGAAGATCGGAAACGAGCAACAATGCGCCGCGAGCAATACTATTTTTATGTCCCACAAGAAACAGGGTAGCTGTTTCCATATCGATAGCTATAGCTGATATTTTTTTAAGATAGAGCTTGAATTTTTCGTCCCACTCCCACATCCTTCTATTTGTGGTATAAATCACACCAGAGCGATATTCGAGATTCCTCATTAATATTTTATTCGACACAAATTTATGGAGTTTGAATGATGGCAAAGCTGGAACCTCGGGCGGGAAATAATCGTTTCCTGTTCCTTCGCCACGAATTGCTGCTATTGGGAGTATAAAATGCCCGATTTCGGTCGAGTGCTTTATACCTCCGCATTTACCCAGGAATAAGACACCTTTTGGTGCACGCGCAACCAATAGGTCCATAATCATAGCCGCATTCGGTGAACCCATGCCGAAATTTATCATCGAAAGGCCCTTGGAGTTCGTAGCCGATTGCATAGGATGATCTTTTCCCCATACATCACAATCGAATCTTTCTGTAAAACTAGCCATGTGATGATCGAAATTAGTCAGAAGAATATAATCACCTATCATGTCGGGCTTCGCACCGATATACCGAGAAAACCAATTTTTAGCTATATTGTATTTATTCACCACTCGATATCCTCATTAAAGGGGTTTCACAAAGCCTTACAATTATCTTAATAATAATCAATAGATAATCATTAGAACAGTTAATATCAAGGCCGAAGAACGGAATTATTAATATAATCGCTTCGAAAAGCTATTCATTTTTGGAGGCATTTTTCTATTAACCGATCCGATGGGTAAATCCCGAAAATCGAGAAGATAATTGGCCAATACAATTTTCACAAAGATCAACCAGGCCACAGAAGCGAATATAAACACGATTGTTCCGCCTGACCACGAGTTCAAAACAAGTGCCAAAGCCATCCCTGCGGCGGGTGCGTGCTCTGCGTTCATAATCGACATAAGAAACATAGCCAATCCGACAGCGAATCCCCCAAAAACCACAGTCGATGTATCGGTACTTGGTAACAGGCCTTTAGAATAGGCATATACAGCGGTAAAATAACATACAATTCCACATGAAACGCCGATAAGATAACCCCCAAGGAGTCTCCTAACCTGGGAATCATATGAATGTGGCATAGTAAAAGTAATAAAGGTGCTAGCTCCCAGTGAGGCTATAATAGCACCGTGATCGACCGTCCTGAGATACATTAATATCCCAACTATTGTTATCGTTGCTATTCCACACTGAAAAAAGTATCTAAAGCAATTATTTTTGAATTTTTTATCTATTAATTTCATAATATGCCTATTGATCCTCGAATTTGATTACTTCGCCTCCCGGAATTGGCCTAACTTTACCTGTGTTGACATCTAGAACTCTTCCGGGCAATATCTTTGCTGAATCGGTATATCCTCTTTTTTCCCAGTAGCCTGTAATATACTTTTCAGTAATCTCTATTTTGACAACCGATTTGGCGGATTTGTAGCCCCATAAATATGGCACAAAAAGTCTAATCGGACCTCCATAATCTTCGCCCAGAGGTTCTTCATCGAATTCATATGCCAAAAGCGTCTTTTCTTTCATGGCGATATCCCAGGGAATGCTAGTATCATAAACCAACCCGCATGACCATACCCTTACGAATTTGCCATCAGGAAGCGCTCCGACATCCCGTAGGATATCCGCCAAACAAATGCCACCCCACCTGCCTCTCACCGACCACCGCGTAACGCTTGTGAGTCGCGCTTCGACGGTTACCTTCTGAAACGCCATCAACTCTTCCCAAGAATAATTTTTAGGCCTTTCAACCAGACCACTCACCTCTATTTTCCATTTTTCTTTATCGAAATCACCGGGGTGGCCTTCGACCCAAAAAATCGGAGTATTCATCTCAGAGAGTTTGGACACTTTCTTTTCCTCATAATGGAATTTTTTAATTTTGCTTTTCGGATTGTAGCCTCGATAAGCTTATCTAAAAAATATGATATGGATAATAATTACGTATCGACACTTCGATATTAGCATTCTATATTATCGAAAAGATCAATCCCTTTTTCGGATATAACTGATACGAAAATCTCTGGTGGCATTGCGCAAAAGTTTATCAGTAAGCTTTCCATAAGCCTTGTCCGGATTCTCAGAGCCAAAATGAAAAAAGTTCCCGGTAAAACCGACATCGGCTATCTCTCGCTCGGCACGAGAGGATGACGTCCATATCGTTGCTCCGGTTTCGGCATCGCGCATCTTCACCGTCAGTATTGCCGAAACATTAACCTCGACACCCATTGATGTTAGCCCCGGAATTCCGTTAATATCTGCTGAAGGTTCCGAAAAATCGATGTTTCCTGTAATAAGTGTTCTAATGTCGTATTTTCGGTTCATAGCCTTTAAAGCGTCGGGTCCCATTGAGAATAAACCGAGATCGGATAGTAGCTCTTCTTCCGTCCCCAACTCTATAACTTTCACTCCAGCCTGATCTTCCGATATGGCTTCTAAAAATTCCTGAGTTACATACTCGCTAAAATTGCCTTCAGAATTCGAATCGAATTCCACGAGTCCGATAGTTTCATATCCTTTGAGATCAACCTTAGGCGGCACCATGACCTTTGGAGCACAACCGACATAAAACATAGACACAATGAACAGAACAGTAATAAGTGTTAATTTCCTCATTTCTACTCCCTTATCAATACTTTGCAGTGAATGTAAACCTATAAATATTGCCAAGCCAGCGATGATTTGATAAAGCAATATCGAAATCCCAATTCTTGGCATTCAAACCCGCGCCCATCGATAAGCGCTCACCTTTAGAACCAGCACGTACAGCGAGAATATCGAAGAACACTATTTCCATACCTACACGCGGTGTCCATCTGTGGAGATTGCCCTCCTCTGAAACCAGGTCACCTGCAAAAACAAGGTCTTCGGCTATCTCCCAACTCAGCCCAATGGCTACCTGCCCACCCGGGGAATCAGACAATTCACTGGAACTGAGAAGAGCTATATCCGGTTCTCCAAGGGAGCGGGTCGCAATTCCGAAGCGCCATTTTTCAAAAGGCATATATAGCAAACCTACGTCGGCACAGAGGTTATACTTCGGGCCTTCGTAACTAGGATCGGCCCATAAATCGGCGCCGGGAGCAGATGTAATAAACATTTTAGCAGAAAGGCCTCCGTCGAGTTTGCCTGCAATCCTGCGCGCAAACACCAGACTCGCTGTGCGTTCGCCATAAACGTCCTTCACGGAACGCTCATGCCAAAATGCACCCGCCGTTCCAAACGATAAAGGTAAAACGAACGCTGCCGAGTATTCCATGAAGCCATCGAGTGACCAGCGCGATGAATACGTCCCAGAAAAAGCATACCTATCAAGATGCGCCGCTATCGCAGGATTAAAAGGAACCACAGACACACCTTCTCCTGTAGCAACTACGGCGCTACCCATCCCAAAAACGCGCGCTGGTTCAGCCTGCTCTTCGTAAAGCGCAAAACAAATACCTGCCAAAACCAAATATACTAAAAAAAACCGTTTCATTTTCAAATTTTATTACTCACCTTTATACAATGAAAACAGGAATAACCGCATTTCTACCTCTGTCTTATCATCGCCCCTTGCAAGAGTTGCTATAATATCGTCACGCTTCGATACGGCCTCGGCAAAAGGCGATATTCCAGCCTCGGCAAGAGGCTGAACGCGGTCGAAAGCCGAAACGGCAAGCGTTTTCGATATTCCGAAGTTCTTATTGGCCGAGGCTTCATAAGCACCGATAAACTCGTTAAGAGCTATTCGATATGGTTCGGATATCTCCAGCCTGTCATAAACAGACTTCAAATTATCACCACAATCCTCGAGCTGTTTAGTCATCTCTGCCTTTTTCATTGACATAGGCACAAAGCCCACTAAAAAACCGATAATAAGACAAATAAGCCCTGAAATAACATATTTCATTTTTCTCCCTGAAAATATTTTAACTCGTTAATTCCCTTTTTCTTTCTTCAAACCAACCATCTTCCCAATTCGTGAACAACTGTCCATATCGCTCATTTAATTTATCCATGATTTCCAAACATTCTTCTGTTTTATTCTTGTTTTTCAAAATTTGAAGAAGACCCTTTGCGATATTAAAATCGGGTTCGCTGAAATCTAACTCGGTCAAGATAGTTATTGCAACATTACCAAATCTTACACTTCTATCATGATCCTCTATAATAAAAGCAGCAGTCGCTGCTGAACTATATAGATCAAATAGTTGGAATATATCTTTTGGATTTCCATATCCATCGATAGCCTTTTCAGTCGAAGTAACAACCAATGGCCCTAATATATGGTCAGATTTAGTTATCGACTTGAGTTTATCGATATATTTACTCCAAAACTTAAAATCATCCTTTTCTGTCTCGCCTTTGAACCAAGGCAATTTCGTAATCTTTGAGAAATTGCAGAGAGGCCAGCTATCTAGGTCAATGTTCGGTGGAATTTTTATCTCTCCATCCGTTTTACCAAAAACCGCCACAAGGACTATTATTAAGAATACTCCTCCCACTATACTCAAGCAAACCATATCGAAGGTAGTAAAAGATATAATTCCCTCTTTTCTATGCTAGCGAAGATATTTCGCCCTCACAACTTTATCCCATAGCGGTTACTCGAAAACCAATTATCCATTTCATCTAATAATAACTATCGGCCTATTCTCCCTTATTTTTAATTCGACTCCCGCGTCGATATAGGTCAACTCGAAACGAACGGCATATATCCCCGCTTTAGTTGAGCTACCTATGTCCTTTTCGCCGTTCCACCAAATGCTCCCCTTATTATTTTCACGGACCGGAAGGTCTCGTGCAAGCCGGGATATATGTTGGCCAGTGAGGCTATAAACATCGATGTCCATACTTCCATTAGCACCCGTTTCCCACGATATTTCCACTTCATCATAGATCCCGTCGCCGTTGGGCGAAAACGGATTAGGTGAAAACCGGATATTCCGCAATACGGCATCCGTCTCCGATCCCCTGAGGTCTCTTCCGACAGCCCATAAGCCACTTCCTAGTTTAACGTTACCCGATATAGATGCCGCTTTGCTATAGTATGTTCCGCCATATGGCCTTGGAATTACAATATCACCGCCAAATTCTGTAAGTGAAAGCCGTTCCGGTTCCCATTGCCCAAGCCTTTCGGCAAGCCAATGAAGGCGTAGAGTAATAGGCAGTAAGGCTTCCGCACCGGAAACCCGTATCTCGCGACGGACCACTGAAATCTCTGCAAGGTTTCCCTGACTTCCGGCGAAAGATGGATATTTAACTACCAGAGTTGCAGGGACAGCCGGAAAATTCGATAGGTCTGAACTTGTAATCGCAACCATATCACCAGATGGTGTGTCGAACACTAGTGTATCTGAAGCCGAGAATCCAGC
This sequence is a window from bacterium. Protein-coding genes within it:
- a CDS encoding T9SS type A sorting domain-containing protein; the protein is MSIKRIIISLLLVVSLSLAVVVFFNRLPGGPPTTFEILVFNDGEPPVDITDFHFSVSPMPCQVTGATYPTGWTMRYALPNSFVELDAGDGSAIPAGSEGMFGVTIDGPCEGATFSFYLTGPDGVIPGSEREGPIEGLGIIETRTPSGLGLSVAPNPFNSACLIKSSANSLIEIYDIKGHILDSYSCGFSTTCWVWSPASNLGNGIYLVRATNGSNSTIKKVFYIK
- a CDS encoding HPP family protein, which produces MKLIDKKFKNNCFRYFFQCGIATITIVGILMYLRTVDHGAIIASLGASTFITFTMPHSYDSQVRRLLGGYLIGVSCGIVCYFTAVYAYSKGLLPSTDTSTVVFGGFAVGLAMFLMSIMNAEHAPAAGMALALVLNSWSGGTIVFIFASVAWLIFVKIVLANYLLDFRDLPIGSVNRKMPPKMNSFSKRLY
- a CDS encoding molybdopterin-dependent oxidoreductase; the encoded protein is MSKLSEMNTPIFWVEGHPGDFDKEKWKIEVSGLVERPKNYSWEELMAFQKVTVEARLTSVTRWSVRGRWGGICLADILRDVGALPDGKFVRVWSCGLVYDTSIPWDIAMKEKTLLAYEFDEEPLGEDYGGPIRLFVPYLWGYKSAKSVVKIEITEKYITGYWEKRGYTDSAKILPGRVLDVNTGKVRPIPGGEVIKFEDQ
- a CDS encoding AMP nucleosidase, with amino-acid sequence MVNKYNIAKNWFSRYIGAKPDMIGDYILLTNFDHHMASFTERFDCDVWGKDHPMQSATNSKGLSMINFGMGSPNAAMIMDLLVARAPKGVLFLGKCGGIKHSTEIGHFILPIAAIRGEGTGNDYFPPEVPALPSFKLHKFVSNKILMRNLEYRSGVIYTTNRRMWEWDEKFKLYLKKISAIAIDMETATLFLVGHKNSIARGALLLVSDLPMTPEGIKTEHSDKNVTEKYADLQLDIGIEAMADIGDAGEQIKHFTF